In Holophagales bacterium, one DNA window encodes the following:
- a CDS encoding DUF2892 domain-containing protein codes for MTFAFRNLATWDRILRILLGATLLGLGSLDLLPDLGRIALVLFGWVPLVTGLLGWCPFYSLLRFSTLRRPRPKD; via the coding sequence TTGACCTTCGCCTTCCGCAACCTCGCGACGTGGGACCGCATCCTGCGCATCCTCCTGGGCGCCACGCTGCTCGGGCTGGGCTCGCTCGATCTGCTGCCCGACCTCGGGCGGATCGCCCTCGTGCTCTTCGGCTGGGTCCCCCTTGTCACCGGCCTGCTCGGCTGGTGTCCGTTCTACTCGCTGCTCCGCTTCTCCACCCTGCGCCGGCCCCGGCCCAAGGACTGA
- a CDS encoding response regulator transcription factor encodes MRILIADDHSLFRDSLRSLIEAQGHDVVGEARNGREAVELAKRLRPNIVLMDLTMPELDGLAATRLLTAEASDVKVVVLTASDDDSNLFEAIKSGAQGYLLKDLEASQFFTLLEGVERGEPALTPSLARRLLAEFAHPAKSAQREQNPDALTDREREVLELLVRGVTSNRKLAAKLGVSENTVKFHLRNILDKLHLNNRAQVVSYALRHRMVELPKDSGG; translated from the coding sequence ATGCGGATCCTGATCGCCGACGACCATTCGCTCTTCCGCGACAGCCTGCGCAGCCTGATCGAGGCCCAGGGCCACGACGTGGTGGGCGAGGCGCGCAATGGCCGCGAGGCGGTCGAGCTGGCCAAGCGGCTGCGGCCGAATATCGTCTTGATGGACCTGACGATGCCGGAGCTCGACGGGTTGGCCGCCACGCGCCTGCTCACGGCGGAGGCCTCCGACGTCAAGGTCGTCGTGCTGACCGCCTCGGACGACGACTCGAACCTCTTCGAGGCGATCAAGTCCGGCGCTCAGGGCTACCTGCTCAAGGACCTCGAGGCGTCGCAGTTCTTCACCCTGCTCGAAGGGGTCGAGCGTGGCGAGCCGGCGTTGACCCCGAGTCTCGCCCGCCGCCTGCTCGCCGAGTTCGCCCACCCGGCCAAGTCGGCGCAGCGCGAACAGAACCCCGACGCCCTCACCGACCGCGAGCGCGAAGTGCTCGAGCTCCTGGTGCGGGGCGTGACGTCGAACCGCAAGCTCGCCGCCAAGCTCGGCGTCTCGGAGAACACCGTCAAGTTCCACCTGCGCAACATCCTCGACAAGCTCCACCTGAACAACCGCGCCCAGGTGGTCAGCTACGCCCTGCGCCACCGCATGGTCGAGTTGCCCAAGGACAGCGGCGGGTAG
- a CDS encoding serine/threonine protein kinase produces MVARRFAVEECLGVGGFAVVYRAFDRELKRSIALKVLKSSSRDPRLVALRREVAVARDVACPHLARVFDFDFDTDAELSFLTMELAEGGSLKAELRRGPLSIERSVALTAEILTGLEALHAHGIVHRDVKPGNVLLDASGHAKLADFGLALSLEPDGLTRLTSEAAFVGTVEYLAPEQFRGSPIDGRSDLYSLGVTLFEMLAGRSPQPAGTRLETVVGHLQRAAPDVRALRPEVPAWLAAFVARLLEKEPSQRYPSAGEALTSLRSHRTGIARALWRRHRRAASVASGVVLLLAGLATWYLATRPRFSHLVEGEGGAVVAVDEKGHELWRLADIGPGVAERATLARIEPGARKTVALFPLSLADLPSRAARTLTFLDPETGKVIREMEVPTTEIPFHDVSPRFVPGRLRAEDVDGDGIDEIFASFNHMLKAPSFVMMFEPAASRWSIVFQALGHYCPAGVHRIDGAPVLLLLGINNGMGWINAMAAVKLPIVHGIEGVRAHPGRAFSPELPRDNGVVPSDLLWYSLLPPGRVACDLGVEGKVIELDDATRTLSVSYEDGRRERLRYDGSSVSLPIDHDGFRRKAREAAYTALREAERSRGVGATSQAVAEMSVALESARQAGDVRLAEVAERWLGRAFISAGREKEAEERLEPLFLRAESPSNVAWDAAKAFHLAGDLRRAAAWYEKGLMFDGGPTGGRQKHYYLFALVTALAEAGNWEAARRSIASFLDSSGAPAMGRLAEQYVNWRSGAPVDVEGLDPMLPNSTDPIKSWYLEIRHAAGAPPADLIAELDPILARADEAKGQLHSLRGQLLGELGRAEEAKTAFARALAAFTLAAGTDVAARFDRHLAEDRLRALSARLREQERVASGR; encoded by the coding sequence GTGGTCGCACGGCGATTCGCTGTCGAGGAGTGCCTCGGGGTCGGCGGGTTCGCCGTCGTCTACCGGGCGTTCGATCGCGAGCTCAAGCGATCGATCGCCTTGAAGGTTCTCAAGTCCTCGAGTCGCGACCCGCGTCTCGTCGCCTTGCGACGAGAGGTAGCGGTAGCTCGGGACGTAGCGTGCCCGCATCTCGCGCGCGTATTCGACTTCGACTTCGACACCGATGCCGAGCTGTCCTTTCTCACCATGGAGCTGGCCGAGGGGGGGAGCCTGAAGGCGGAGCTTCGTCGTGGACCGCTCTCGATCGAGAGATCCGTGGCGTTGACCGCCGAGATTCTAACCGGGCTCGAGGCGCTGCATGCCCACGGAATCGTTCACCGAGACGTGAAGCCCGGCAACGTGCTGCTTGACGCCTCCGGCCACGCGAAGCTCGCCGACTTCGGGCTCGCATTGTCGCTCGAGCCCGACGGCCTGACTCGGCTGACCTCGGAAGCCGCTTTCGTCGGGACAGTCGAGTACTTGGCGCCGGAGCAGTTCAGGGGGTCGCCGATCGACGGGAGATCAGACCTCTACTCGCTGGGTGTGACGCTATTCGAAATGCTGGCGGGCAGATCGCCCCAGCCAGCTGGTACAAGGCTCGAGACGGTGGTCGGCCATCTCCAACGGGCAGCGCCCGACGTGCGGGCTCTGCGGCCAGAAGTGCCGGCCTGGTTGGCGGCATTCGTCGCTCGGTTGCTGGAGAAGGAGCCGTCGCAGCGCTACCCGTCGGCCGGCGAGGCGCTGACGAGCCTCCGCTCCCATCGGACCGGCATCGCGCGGGCACTCTGGCGGCGGCATCGTCGCGCCGCGAGCGTCGCTTCCGGTGTGGTGCTGTTGCTAGCCGGACTCGCGACCTGGTACCTGGCTACTCGCCCGCGCTTCTCGCATCTGGTGGAAGGTGAGGGTGGAGCCGTCGTCGCGGTCGACGAGAAGGGGCACGAGCTCTGGCGCCTTGCGGACATCGGCCCGGGCGTCGCCGAACGCGCGACACTGGCGCGGATCGAGCCTGGGGCTCGAAAGACAGTCGCCCTGTTTCCCCTCTCGCTCGCCGACTTGCCATCCCGAGCTGCCCGAACCTTGACCTTTCTCGACCCCGAAACCGGGAAAGTCATCCGCGAGATGGAAGTTCCGACAACCGAGATTCCGTTCCACGATGTGAGCCCGCGCTTCGTGCCGGGCCGCCTCCGGGCCGAGGACGTCGACGGGGATGGCATCGACGAGATTTTCGCCAGCTTCAATCACATGCTCAAGGCGCCATCGTTCGTGATGATGTTCGAGCCGGCGGCGAGTCGTTGGTCGATCGTCTTTCAGGCGCTCGGTCACTACTGCCCGGCCGGCGTCCACCGCATCGACGGCGCGCCGGTGCTCCTGCTGCTCGGCATCAACAACGGAATGGGTTGGATTAACGCGATGGCTGCCGTCAAGCTGCCGATCGTGCACGGAATCGAGGGTGTTCGTGCTCATCCCGGTAGGGCGTTCTCACCGGAGCTGCCGCGCGACAACGGAGTGGTACCAAGTGATCTGCTTTGGTACTCGCTTCTCCCGCCCGGAAGAGTGGCATGTGATCTCGGAGTCGAGGGGAAGGTGATCGAGCTCGACGACGCCACCAGGACGCTTTCGGTGAGCTATGAAGATGGGCGGCGAGAGAGATTGCGCTACGACGGATCATCCGTCTCGCTACCCATCGACCACGATGGGTTCCGCCGGAAGGCTCGGGAAGCAGCGTACACCGCTCTTCGAGAGGCGGAGCGCTCACGGGGAGTCGGGGCGACCTCGCAGGCGGTTGCCGAGATGTCAGTCGCACTCGAATCGGCGCGCCAGGCCGGAGACGTTCGCCTGGCGGAGGTAGCGGAGCGCTGGCTGGGCCGCGCCTTCATCTCGGCCGGCCGTGAGAAGGAGGCCGAGGAGCGGCTCGAGCCGCTCTTTCTGCGTGCCGAGTCGCCATCCAATGTCGCCTGGGACGCGGCCAAGGCATTTCATCTCGCCGGCGATCTGCGGCGTGCGGCCGCCTGGTACGAGAAGGGTCTGATGTTCGATGGCGGGCCGACGGGTGGACGGCAGAAGCACTACTACCTCTTCGCCCTCGTCACCGCGCTCGCCGAGGCCGGCAACTGGGAGGCGGCGCGGCGCTCGATTGCGTCGTTCCTCGACAGCTCGGGTGCCCCCGCAATGGGGCGACTTGCCGAGCAGTACGTGAACTGGCGTTCGGGCGCACCGGTGGATGTGGAAGGTCTCGACCCGATGCTTCCGAACTCGACCGATCCCATCAAGTCGTGGTACCTGGAGATCCGGCACGCTGCCGGTGCCCCGCCGGCGGACCTAATCGCCGAGCTCGACCCGATTCTCGCGCGAGCGGACGAGGCGAAAGGTCAGCTCCATTCACTCCGCGGCCAGCTCCTCGGCGAGCTAGGCCGTGCGGAGGAGGCGAAGACTGCCTTCGCGCGGGCCTTAGCCGCTTTCACACTCGCGGCAGGCACGGACGTGGCAGCGCGATTCGATCGCCATTTGGCCGAAGACCGACTGCGAGCGTTGTCAGCGCGTCTCCGCGAGCAAGAGAGAGTCGCGAGTGGACGATAG
- a CDS encoding cytochrome b/b6 domain-containing protein → MSEEAGLWRMNARAVGRAAALGLILAWTVSSGVAQAQTPACGDCHEVDVAAFAKTVHGSLGCTDCHVGAAQEGHDAATAKADCSSCHGDVQESIAASVHGKPEFTALSGMDRCGSCHGKIHALVPRSDPASAINPQKLPETCGQCHSSAAMAEKFGFRVVQPLAAYEASVHHQAVMAGKPAATCSSCHGGHDVLPASDPKSRVNHSKVPQLCGQCHGEISAKYQESVHGRAAAAGIREAPVCTDCHGEHRIVGPSESGSPVSASNVPKMTCERCHADLRVTEKFGMKTNAVAAFQDSFHGLANKTGSATVANCASCHGVHDIQPSSDPRSHVNPANLAATCGSCHPGAGKTFAIGEVHVQPGDKANANPIVYWVRESYLWLIWMTIGGMFLHNLLDLRRKALTPIVRPMIPKSQRRERLNKGFRIAHAATALSFMVLVYTGFALKYPDGWWAAPLLSWESSFPARAWLHRGAALVMIAAFLFHFVHIAIDRRARACILAMLPTLHDVQEVRERIEWYLGKRKEMPHAPALGYIEKAEYLALIWGTIVMAVTGALLWFENFTLSNFPKWVSDLATVVHFYEAILATLAILVWHFYWVLFDPLVYPMDTAWFNGKEVPGRTLERKESVIEPKTKKS, encoded by the coding sequence ATGAGCGAGGAGGCTGGTCTCTGGAGGATGAATGCCCGGGCGGTGGGTCGCGCCGCCGCCCTCGGGCTGATCTTGGCCTGGACGGTGTCGTCCGGTGTCGCGCAGGCGCAGACGCCGGCGTGCGGCGATTGCCACGAGGTCGACGTCGCGGCCTTCGCCAAGACAGTCCACGGAAGCCTCGGCTGCACCGACTGTCACGTCGGCGCGGCCCAGGAGGGACATGACGCGGCGACCGCCAAGGCCGACTGCTCGTCGTGCCACGGCGACGTGCAGGAGAGCATCGCGGCGTCGGTGCACGGCAAGCCGGAGTTCACCGCGTTGTCCGGCATGGACCGTTGCGGCAGCTGCCACGGCAAGATCCACGCGCTGGTGCCGCGCAGCGACCCGGCGTCGGCGATCAATCCGCAGAAGCTGCCGGAGACCTGTGGACAGTGCCACTCGTCGGCGGCAATGGCCGAGAAGTTCGGCTTCCGCGTCGTGCAGCCGCTCGCCGCCTACGAGGCGAGCGTGCACCACCAGGCGGTGATGGCCGGCAAGCCCGCGGCGACCTGCTCGAGTTGTCATGGCGGTCACGACGTGCTGCCGGCGAGCGATCCGAAGTCGCGGGTCAATCACTCGAAGGTGCCGCAGCTCTGCGGCCAGTGCCATGGCGAAATCTCCGCCAAGTACCAGGAGAGCGTCCATGGCCGTGCTGCGGCGGCCGGAATCCGCGAGGCCCCGGTCTGCACCGACTGCCATGGTGAGCACCGCATCGTCGGCCCGAGCGAGTCGGGCTCGCCGGTCTCGGCCTCGAACGTGCCGAAGATGACCTGCGAGCGCTGCCATGCCGACCTGCGGGTCACCGAGAAGTTCGGCATGAAGACGAACGCCGTGGCGGCATTCCAGGACAGCTTCCATGGGCTCGCCAACAAGACGGGCAGCGCCACGGTGGCCAACTGCGCCTCGTGCCACGGTGTGCACGACATCCAGCCGTCGAGCGACCCGCGCTCGCACGTCAATCCGGCCAACCTGGCCGCCACCTGCGGCTCGTGCCATCCGGGCGCCGGCAAGACCTTCGCCATCGGCGAGGTGCACGTGCAGCCGGGCGACAAGGCGAACGCGAACCCGATCGTCTACTGGGTCCGCGAGAGCTACCTCTGGCTGATCTGGATGACCATCGGCGGCATGTTCCTGCACAACCTGCTCGATCTGCGGCGCAAGGCGCTGACGCCGATCGTGCGTCCGATGATCCCGAAGAGCCAGCGGCGCGAGCGGCTCAACAAGGGCTTCCGCATCGCCCATGCGGCGACGGCGCTCTCCTTCATGGTGCTGGTCTACACCGGATTCGCGCTGAAGTACCCCGACGGCTGGTGGGCGGCGCCCTTGCTCTCCTGGGAGAGCAGCTTCCCGGCGCGGGCCTGGCTCCACCGTGGAGCGGCGCTGGTGATGATCGCCGCTTTCCTCTTCCACTTCGTCCACATCGCCATCGACCGCCGTGCCCGGGCTTGCATCCTGGCGATGCTGCCGACGCTGCACGACGTGCAGGAGGTGCGCGAGCGCATCGAGTGGTACCTCGGCAAGCGCAAGGAGATGCCGCACGCTCCGGCGCTCGGCTACATTGAGAAGGCCGAGTACCTGGCGCTCATCTGGGGGACGATCGTGATGGCGGTGACCGGGGCGCTGCTCTGGTTCGAGAACTTCACCCTCAGCAACTTCCCGAAGTGGGTGAGCGACCTCGCGACCGTGGTCCACTTCTACGAGGCCATCCTGGCGACCCTCGCCATCCTGGTCTGGCACTTCTACTGGGTGCTCTTCGACCCGCTGGTCTACCCGATGGACACCGCCTGGTTCAACGGCAAGGAGGTCCCAGGCCGTACCCTCGAGCGGAAGGAGTCGGTGATCGAGCCGAAGACGAAGAAGTCCTGA
- a CDS encoding GAF domain-containing sensor histidine kinase translates to MTLQRLKIYAILSSGIFVLVLEVSRHLLYPYLLSLSGRLLIDGVLAVVALFFFGAFFHVLDTMQAQLERQNRELLALHQAGLDIAGELSLEAVLQKVVDQARHLIESRYGALAIYDEAGKIGTFATSGLSTEERERIGAGPSGRGLLGVPLGEGQRLRLDDITRDPRRVGFPDHHPAMRSLLAVPIQCKGPFRGNLYLSERTDGAPFSREDEETLARFAVQAAVAIDNAHLHRRVRDLAASEERLRLAHEMHDGLAQVLAYVNTKAQAVQGFLRHGKSQEASDQLNQLAAAAREVYADVREGILGLRVTSSALATLPETIRDYVERWTGQTGIATEVEVDRRLRLPTAVELQVFRIVQEGLANVRKHARADEVRVRCSSGSGRVRVVIEDNGVGFRPEALGRAEFPRFGLATMRERAESLGGQLTVHSTPGEGTRVEAEIPLPPLGR, encoded by the coding sequence GTGACCCTTCAGCGGCTCAAGATCTACGCCATCCTGAGCTCCGGGATCTTCGTCCTGGTCCTCGAGGTGAGCCGCCACCTTCTCTATCCCTACCTGCTCTCGCTCTCCGGTCGCCTGCTGATCGACGGCGTCCTGGCGGTCGTCGCCCTGTTCTTCTTCGGCGCCTTCTTCCACGTCCTCGACACGATGCAGGCGCAGCTCGAGCGGCAGAACCGCGAGTTGCTGGCGCTCCACCAGGCGGGCCTCGACATCGCCGGCGAGCTGTCGCTCGAGGCGGTGCTGCAGAAGGTCGTCGACCAGGCGCGACACCTGATCGAGAGTCGCTACGGCGCCCTGGCGATCTACGACGAGGCGGGAAAGATCGGCACCTTCGCCACCTCCGGCCTGTCGACCGAGGAGCGCGAGCGGATCGGCGCCGGGCCGTCCGGGCGCGGACTGCTCGGCGTCCCCCTCGGTGAAGGCCAGCGGCTCCGCCTCGACGACATCACGCGCGATCCCCGGCGCGTCGGCTTCCCGGACCACCACCCGGCGATGCGGTCGCTCCTCGCCGTGCCGATCCAGTGCAAAGGACCCTTCCGCGGCAACCTCTACCTCTCCGAGCGCACCGACGGCGCTCCGTTCTCACGCGAGGACGAGGAGACGCTCGCCCGCTTCGCCGTCCAGGCGGCGGTGGCGATCGATAACGCGCACCTGCATCGCCGGGTGCGCGACCTGGCGGCCTCCGAGGAGCGCCTGCGGCTCGCTCACGAGATGCACGACGGGCTCGCCCAGGTGCTCGCCTACGTGAACACCAAGGCGCAGGCGGTCCAGGGCTTCCTCCGGCACGGCAAGAGTCAGGAGGCGAGCGACCAGCTCAACCAACTCGCCGCCGCGGCGCGCGAGGTCTACGCCGACGTGCGCGAGGGGATCCTCGGCCTGCGCGTGACCTCCTCCGCCCTCGCCACCCTTCCCGAGACGATCCGCGACTACGTCGAGCGCTGGACCGGCCAGACCGGGATCGCGACCGAGGTCGAAGTCGATCGCCGCCTGCGCCTCCCCACCGCAGTCGAGCTCCAGGTCTTCCGCATCGTCCAGGAGGGGCTCGCCAACGTCCGCAAGCACGCCCGCGCCGACGAAGTCCGAGTCCGCTGCAGCAGCGGCTCTGGCCGGGTCCGGGTGGTCATCGAGGACAACGGGGTAGGATTCCGTCCCGAGGCCCTGGGACGAGCCGAGTTTCCCCGCTTCGGTCTGGCGACGATGCGCGAGCGCGCCGAGAGCCTGGGGGGACAGTTGACCGTCCACAGCACGCCCGGTGAAGGGACCCGTGTCGAAGCGGAAATCCCTCTGCCGCCACTCGGGAGGTGA